From the genome of Falco cherrug isolate bFalChe1 chromosome 14, bFalChe1.pri, whole genome shotgun sequence, one region includes:
- the PABPN1L gene encoding embryonic polyadenylate-binding protein 2, translating into MDKEGRGESPNPGGGNAVPLRGHACAPRVHTRVRCRPRDSNLSLFLDASETCWQDPPSLAAVEVSWDVTEMAALQKAADGDSDSPLEGDSAEELAVQDPELEAIKARVREMEKEDERLKELQMKAESRFIMSAEAGPFLKATEEKMEVDQRSIYVGNVDYGGTAEELESHFNSCGQINRVTILCDKFSGHPKGYAYIEFEEKSSVRAAVELDESVFRGRIIKVLPKRTNMPGISTTDRGGYRGCFQARGGLAQRGGYYRGQHPRVRGRMYRGRARLLPWYFPY; encoded by the exons ATGGACAAGGAGGGCCGGGGGGAGTCCCCGAACCCAGGTGGGGGCAATGCCGTGCCCCTGCGCGGCCACGCGTGTGCTCCCCGGGTGCACACGCGTGTCCGCTGCCGCCCCCGGGACTCGAACCT TTCTCTTTTCCTGGATGCTTCAGAGACCTGCTGGCAGGACCCACCATCTCTGGCAGCAGTGGAGGTGTCCTGGGACGTGACAGagatggcagctctgcagaaagctgcagatGGTGACTCGGACTCCCCCCTGGAGGGGGACAGCGCAGAAGAGCTGGCTGTGCAGGACCCA gagctggaggccaTCAAAGCCAGAGTGCGGGAGATGGAGAAAGAGGATGAGAGGCTGAAGGAGTTGCAGATGAAAGCTGAAAGCCGCTTCATCATGAGCGCAGAGGCAG GTCCCTTCCTAAAGGCAACTGAGGAAAAGATGGAGGTTGACCAGCGTTCCATCTACGTGGGCAAC GTGGATTACGGGGgcacagcagaagagctggaaTCTCACTTCAACAGCTGTGGGCAGATCAACCGAGTGACCATCCTCTGCGACAAGTTCTCGGGGCATCCCAAAGG GTACGCCTACATCGAGTTTGAAGAGAAGAGCTCTGTGAGGGCTGCGGTGGAGCTGGATGAGAGCGTGTTCAGAGGCCGTATTATTAAG GTGCTGCCCAAGAGGACCAACATGCCAGGCATCAGTACCACCGACCGTGGGGGCTACCGGGGCTGCTTCCAAGCCCGGGGAGGGCTGGCCCAACGGGGAGGCTACTACAGAGGGCAGCACCCAAGGGTGCGAGGGAGGATGTACAG GGGTCGGGCAAGGCTGCTGCCTTGGTATTTTCCGTACTAG
- the CBFA2T3 gene encoding protein CBFA2T3 isoform X2 — protein sequence MPDSPADVKTQSRSTPPSMPPPPPAVTQGATRHPSFTANTNRDAGPPTFLPRGRFHGCLKWSMVCLLMNGSSHSPTAINGAPSTPNGFSNGPATSSTASLSTHQLPPACGARQLSKLKRFLTTLQQFGNDISPEIGERVRTLVLGLVNSTLTIEEFHAKLQEATNFPLRPFVIPFLKANLPLLQRELLHCARMAKQTPAQYLAQHEQLLLDANASSPIDSSELLLEVGESGKRRTPDRTKENGLDRDPLHPEHLSKRPCTMSPAQRYSPSNGLSHPPNGLGHPPAAPPLPQHYRLEDMAMAHHYRDTYRHPDPRELRERQRPAAVHGTRQEEVIDHRLTDREWAEEWKHLNNLLNCIMDMVEKTRRSLTVLRRCQEADREELNHWIRRYSDAEDMKKGSPPSARPHNSSSASEAPQLDTHREFAPRPLSGYMPEEIWRKAEAVNEVKRQAMSELQKAVSDAERKAHELITTERAKMERALAEAKRQASEDALTVINQQEDSSESCWNCGRKASETCSGCNTARYCGSFCQHKDWEKHHHVCGQTLQGLPAPSAPAAGVGLPPGPGQPDGVATIASSPSETGSVAASRAGTPATPAPLESTSR from the exons ATGCCCGACTCGCCAGCCGACGTGAAGACACAGTCCAGGTCCACGCCGCCCAGCATGCCTCCGCCGCCGCCAGCTGTCACCCAGGGAGCCACACGCCATCCCTCCTTCACAGCAAACACCA aTCGAGACGCTGGCCCTCCGACGTTTCTGCCTCGCGGCCGTTTTCATGGTTGCTTGAAATGGTCGATGGTCTGTCTTT TGATGAACGGGAGCAGCCACTCACCAACTGCCATCAATGGGGCCCCGTCCACCCCCAATGGGTTCAGCAACGGGCCAGCCACCTCCTCCACTGCCTCCCTCTCCACGCACCAGCTCCCACCGGCCTGTGGAGCCCGCCAGCTCTCCAAGCTCAAGCGCTTCCTCACCACGCTGCAGCAGTTTGGCAATGACATCTCTCCCGAGATCGGGGAGCGGGTGCGCACCCTCGTCCTGGGGCTTGTG AACTCTACGCTCACCATTGAGGAGTTTCACGCCAAGCTCCAGGAGGCCACCAACTTCCCGCTGCGACCCTTCGTCATCCCCTTCCTCAAG GCCaacctgccactgctgcagcgGGAGCTGCTGCACTGTGCCCGCATGGCCAAGCAGACCCCGGCCCAGTACCTGGCCCAGCACGAGCAACTGCTGCTGGACGCCAACGCCTCCTCTCCCATCGACTCCTCCGAGCTGCTTCTGGAGGTGGGCGAGAGCGGCAAGAGGAGGACGCCAGACAG GACCAAAGAGAACGGTTTGGACCGAGACCCTCTGCACCCTGAGCACCTCAGCAAGCGGCCGTGCACCATGAGCCCGGCGCAGCGCTACAGCCCCAGCAACGGGCTGAGCCACCCACCCAACGGGCTGGGGCacccccccgccgctccccccctgccccagcactaCCGCCTGGAGGACATGGCCATGGCGCACCACTACCGTGACACCTACCGTCACCCCGACCCCCGGGAGCTCCGTGAGCGCCAGCGGCCTGCCG CGGTGCACGGGACGCGGCAGGAGGAGGTGATCGACCACCGTCTCACCGACCGGGAGTGGGCAGAGGAGTGGAAACACCTCAACAAC CTGCTGAACTGCATCATGGACATGGTGGAGAAGACACGCCGGTCGCTGACGGTACTGCGGCGGTGCCAGGAGGCCGACCGCGAGGAGCTCAACCACTGGATCCGGCGCTACAGCGACGCCGAGGACATGAAGAAAGGCAGCCCCCCCTCTGCCCGCCCCCACAACAGCTCCTCCGCCTCCGAGGCACCCCAGTTAG ACACTCACCGGGAGTTCGCGCCGCGGCCTCTCTCCGGGTACATGCCAGAGGAGATCTGGAGGAAGGCTG AAGCTGTGAACGAGGTGAAGCGTCAGGCTATGTCCGAGCTGCAGAAGGCCGTGTCGGACGCCGAGCGGAAAGCCCACGAGCTGATCACGACAGAGCGAGCCAAGATGGAGCGAGCCCTGGCTGAGGCCAAGCGCCAGGCTTCGGAGGATGCCCTGACTGTCATCAATCAGCAGGAGGACTCAAGCGAG agctgctggaactgcGGGCGCAAAGCGAGCGAGACCTGCAGTGGCTGCAACACTGCCCGCTACTGCGGCTCCTTCTGCCAGCACAAGGATTGGGAGAAGCACCACCACGTCTGCGGGCAGACTCTGCaagggctgccagcccccagcgcCCCTGCTGCCGGCGTGGGGCTGCCGccagggccggggcagcccgATGGGGTGGCCACCATCGCCAGCAGCCCCAGCGAGACGGGCTCGGTGGCCGCTTCCCGCGCCGGCACGCCAGCTACCCCGGCACCGCTGGAGAGCACGTCCCGCTGA
- the LOC129737355 gene encoding uncharacterized protein LOC129737355 — translation MLHGHGQRAELPPDCPGFKPAAGSQWSRDPISMAKPDAVQPRCPDPAWGFPCVQTTMLRSRNPGKGHGGHQQRSASPCPRVGPARAPSLACWRRAAHPSCAHRAAPDLVVLSMPQQRAEAGGLLKAGLSIAVFSILHSGSSRCKMQIRHPHEASVPPCPNTAPTPCQHPAPQGSSLSAPRILAFPLYKPTSAVTCFSNKTNPTWPSPDKTLPASVDTDKACWEAAGREKPLCIAKFISTCVPSHSKSNTQNSSLRGNALHGGPALYAAGKPSTKHLSWVAAWPRRAPHPRTAGTRAVSILSSPPAAPRLLWGFGMVPPYLHAPYHSRAHPAAVPSRRMFAECLQVARQRSGELIFLLIKGRKISLFLNREKTTEGRAQKL, via the coding sequence ATGCTGCACGGCCATGGTCAGAGAGCCGAGCTGCCTCCCGACTGCCCGGGATTTAAGCCGGCTGCCGGCAGCCAGTGGAGCCGAGACCCCATTTCCATGGCAAAGCCGGACGCTGTGCAGCCACGCTGCCCGGATCCTGCCTGGGGTTTTCCATGCGTGCAAACAACCATGCTCAGAAGCAGAAATCCAGGGaagggacatgggggacatCAGCAGAGATCTGCCAGCCCGTGTCCCCGTGTGGGACCTGCCAGAGCCCCCTCACTGGCATGCTGGCGGCGGGCAGCccaccccagctgtgcccacagGGCTGCCCCTGACCTGGTGGTGCTGAGCATGCCGCAGCAACGGGCagaggctggggggctgctcaAAGCTGGGCTGAGCATCGCAGTATTTTCCATCCTGCACTCTGGAAGTTCCAGATGTAAGATGCAAATCCGGCACCCACATGAGGCCTCAGTGCCACCCTGCCCAAACACAGCACCCACCCCgtgccagcacccagcaccacagggGAGCAGCCTCTCAGCCCCACGCATCTTGGCTTTCCCTCTCTACAAGCCAACATCTGCAGTCAcatgtttttcaaacaaaacaaacccgACGTGGCCATCACCAGATAAAACCTTACCTGCCAGCGTGGACACCGACAAggcctgctgggaggcagcaggcagggaaaaacCCCTTTGCATAGCCAAGTTCATCTCCACTTGTGTTCCCAGccacagcaaaagcaacacTCAAAATTCCTCCCTGCGTGGAAATGCTCTGCACGGGGGACCTGCCTTATATGCCGCCGGAAAGCCAAGCACCAAGCACCTGTCCTGGGTGGCAGCTTGGCCCCGCAGGGCTCCTCACCCGAGGACCGCGGGCACCAGGGCTGTCAGCATTCTATCCTCCCCGCCCGCTGCTCCGCGCttgctgtggggttttgggATGGTTCCCCCGTATCTCCATGCCCCATACCATAGCAGAGCTCACCCCGCTGCGGTGCCGAGCAGACGGATGTTTGCAGAGTGTCTTCAAGTTGCTCGACAAAGGAGCGGAGAATTAATATTCCTTTTaattaaaggcagaaaaatctctttgttcctgaacagagagaaaacaacagAGGGAAGAGCTCAAAAGCTCTAA
- the TRAPPC2L gene encoding trafficking protein particle complex subunit 2-like protein codes for MAVCIAVIAKENYPLYIRSVPTENELKFHYTVHTSLDVVDEKISAMGKALVDQRELYLGLLYPTEDYKVYGYVTNSKVKFVMVVDSSNTALRDNEIRSMFRKLHNSYTDIMCNPFYNPGDRIHSRAFDSMVNSMMMQVC; via the exons ATGGCGGTGTGCATCGCCGTGATCGCCAAGGAG AACTATCCCCTCTACATCCGGAGTGTTCCAACTGAAAATGAGCTGAAGTTCCACTACACTGTGCACACTTCCCTTGATGTTGTGGATGAAAAGATCTCTGCGATGGGCAAGGCTCTTGTAGATCAGAGGGAACTGTACCTAGGGCTTCTTTACCCCACTGAAGACTACAAGGT ATACGGCTACGTGACAAATTCGAAGGTGAAGTTTGTTATGGTGGTGGATTCTTCAAACACAGCACTTCGAGACAATGAGATCCGCAGC ATGTTCCGAAAGCTGCATAATTCATATACAGACATAATGTGCAACCCTTTTTATAACCCTGGGGACCGTATCCATTCCAG gGCTTTTGATAGCATGGTGAACTCCATGATGATGCAGGTGTGCTGA
- the CBFA2T3 gene encoding protein CBFA2T3 isoform X1, protein MPDSPADVKTQSRSTPPSMPPPPPAVTQGATRHPSFTANTNRDAGPPTFLPRGRFHGCLKWSMVCLLMNGSSHSPTAINGAPSTPNGFSNGPATSSTASLSTHQLPPACGARQLSKLKRFLTTLQQFGNDISPEIGERVRTLVLGLVNSTLTIEEFHAKLQEATNFPLRPFVIPFLKANLPLLQRELLHCARMAKQTPAQYLAQHEQLLLDANASSPIDSSELLLEVGESGKRRTPDRTKENGLDRDPLHPEHLSKRPCTMSPAQRYSPSNGLSHPPNGLGHPPAAPPLPQHYRLEDMAMAHHYRDTYRHPDPRELRERQRPAAVHGTRQEEVIDHRLTDREWAEEWKHLNNLLNCIMDMVEKTRRSLTVLRRCQEADREELNHWIRRYSDAEDMKKGSPPSARPHNSSSASEAPQLDTHREFAPRPLSGYMPEEIWRKAEEAVNEVKRQAMSELQKAVSDAERKAHELITTERAKMERALAEAKRQASEDALTVINQQEDSSESCWNCGRKASETCSGCNTARYCGSFCQHKDWEKHHHVCGQTLQGLPAPSAPAAGVGLPPGPGQPDGVATIASSPSETGSVAASRAGTPATPAPLESTSR, encoded by the exons ATGCCCGACTCGCCAGCCGACGTGAAGACACAGTCCAGGTCCACGCCGCCCAGCATGCCTCCGCCGCCGCCAGCTGTCACCCAGGGAGCCACACGCCATCCCTCCTTCACAGCAAACACCA aTCGAGACGCTGGCCCTCCGACGTTTCTGCCTCGCGGCCGTTTTCATGGTTGCTTGAAATGGTCGATGGTCTGTCTTT TGATGAACGGGAGCAGCCACTCACCAACTGCCATCAATGGGGCCCCGTCCACCCCCAATGGGTTCAGCAACGGGCCAGCCACCTCCTCCACTGCCTCCCTCTCCACGCACCAGCTCCCACCGGCCTGTGGAGCCCGCCAGCTCTCCAAGCTCAAGCGCTTCCTCACCACGCTGCAGCAGTTTGGCAATGACATCTCTCCCGAGATCGGGGAGCGGGTGCGCACCCTCGTCCTGGGGCTTGTG AACTCTACGCTCACCATTGAGGAGTTTCACGCCAAGCTCCAGGAGGCCACCAACTTCCCGCTGCGACCCTTCGTCATCCCCTTCCTCAAG GCCaacctgccactgctgcagcgGGAGCTGCTGCACTGTGCCCGCATGGCCAAGCAGACCCCGGCCCAGTACCTGGCCCAGCACGAGCAACTGCTGCTGGACGCCAACGCCTCCTCTCCCATCGACTCCTCCGAGCTGCTTCTGGAGGTGGGCGAGAGCGGCAAGAGGAGGACGCCAGACAG GACCAAAGAGAACGGTTTGGACCGAGACCCTCTGCACCCTGAGCACCTCAGCAAGCGGCCGTGCACCATGAGCCCGGCGCAGCGCTACAGCCCCAGCAACGGGCTGAGCCACCCACCCAACGGGCTGGGGCacccccccgccgctccccccctgccccagcactaCCGCCTGGAGGACATGGCCATGGCGCACCACTACCGTGACACCTACCGTCACCCCGACCCCCGGGAGCTCCGTGAGCGCCAGCGGCCTGCCG CGGTGCACGGGACGCGGCAGGAGGAGGTGATCGACCACCGTCTCACCGACCGGGAGTGGGCAGAGGAGTGGAAACACCTCAACAAC CTGCTGAACTGCATCATGGACATGGTGGAGAAGACACGCCGGTCGCTGACGGTACTGCGGCGGTGCCAGGAGGCCGACCGCGAGGAGCTCAACCACTGGATCCGGCGCTACAGCGACGCCGAGGACATGAAGAAAGGCAGCCCCCCCTCTGCCCGCCCCCACAACAGCTCCTCCGCCTCCGAGGCACCCCAGTTAG ACACTCACCGGGAGTTCGCGCCGCGGCCTCTCTCCGGGTACATGCCAGAGGAGATCTGGAGGAAGGCTG AAGAAGCTGTGAACGAGGTGAAGCGTCAGGCTATGTCCGAGCTGCAGAAGGCCGTGTCGGACGCCGAGCGGAAAGCCCACGAGCTGATCACGACAGAGCGAGCCAAGATGGAGCGAGCCCTGGCTGAGGCCAAGCGCCAGGCTTCGGAGGATGCCCTGACTGTCATCAATCAGCAGGAGGACTCAAGCGAG agctgctggaactgcGGGCGCAAAGCGAGCGAGACCTGCAGTGGCTGCAACACTGCCCGCTACTGCGGCTCCTTCTGCCAGCACAAGGATTGGGAGAAGCACCACCACGTCTGCGGGCAGACTCTGCaagggctgccagcccccagcgcCCCTGCTGCCGGCGTGGGGCTGCCGccagggccggggcagcccgATGGGGTGGCCACCATCGCCAGCAGCCCCAGCGAGACGGGCTCGGTGGCCGCTTCCCGCGCCGGCACGCCAGCTACCCCGGCACCGCTGGAGAGCACGTCCCGCTGA
- the CBFA2T3 gene encoding protein CBFA2T3 isoform X3, whose product MPDSPADVKTQSRSTPPSMPPPPPAVTQGATRHPSFTANTMMNGSSHSPTAINGAPSTPNGFSNGPATSSTASLSTHQLPPACGARQLSKLKRFLTTLQQFGNDISPEIGERVRTLVLGLVNSTLTIEEFHAKLQEATNFPLRPFVIPFLKANLPLLQRELLHCARMAKQTPAQYLAQHEQLLLDANASSPIDSSELLLEVGESGKRRTPDRTKENGLDRDPLHPEHLSKRPCTMSPAQRYSPSNGLSHPPNGLGHPPAAPPLPQHYRLEDMAMAHHYRDTYRHPDPRELRERQRPAAVHGTRQEEVIDHRLTDREWAEEWKHLNNLLNCIMDMVEKTRRSLTVLRRCQEADREELNHWIRRYSDAEDMKKGSPPSARPHNSSSASEAPQLDTHREFAPRPLSGYMPEEIWRKAEEAVNEVKRQAMSELQKAVSDAERKAHELITTERAKMERALAEAKRQASEDALTVINQQEDSSESCWNCGRKASETCSGCNTARYCGSFCQHKDWEKHHHVCGQTLQGLPAPSAPAAGVGLPPGPGQPDGVATIASSPSETGSVAASRAGTPATPAPLESTSR is encoded by the exons ATGCCCGACTCGCCAGCCGACGTGAAGACACAGTCCAGGTCCACGCCGCCCAGCATGCCTCCGCCGCCGCCAGCTGTCACCCAGGGAGCCACACGCCATCCCTCCTTCACAGCAAACACCA TGATGAACGGGAGCAGCCACTCACCAACTGCCATCAATGGGGCCCCGTCCACCCCCAATGGGTTCAGCAACGGGCCAGCCACCTCCTCCACTGCCTCCCTCTCCACGCACCAGCTCCCACCGGCCTGTGGAGCCCGCCAGCTCTCCAAGCTCAAGCGCTTCCTCACCACGCTGCAGCAGTTTGGCAATGACATCTCTCCCGAGATCGGGGAGCGGGTGCGCACCCTCGTCCTGGGGCTTGTG AACTCTACGCTCACCATTGAGGAGTTTCACGCCAAGCTCCAGGAGGCCACCAACTTCCCGCTGCGACCCTTCGTCATCCCCTTCCTCAAG GCCaacctgccactgctgcagcgGGAGCTGCTGCACTGTGCCCGCATGGCCAAGCAGACCCCGGCCCAGTACCTGGCCCAGCACGAGCAACTGCTGCTGGACGCCAACGCCTCCTCTCCCATCGACTCCTCCGAGCTGCTTCTGGAGGTGGGCGAGAGCGGCAAGAGGAGGACGCCAGACAG GACCAAAGAGAACGGTTTGGACCGAGACCCTCTGCACCCTGAGCACCTCAGCAAGCGGCCGTGCACCATGAGCCCGGCGCAGCGCTACAGCCCCAGCAACGGGCTGAGCCACCCACCCAACGGGCTGGGGCacccccccgccgctccccccctgccccagcactaCCGCCTGGAGGACATGGCCATGGCGCACCACTACCGTGACACCTACCGTCACCCCGACCCCCGGGAGCTCCGTGAGCGCCAGCGGCCTGCCG CGGTGCACGGGACGCGGCAGGAGGAGGTGATCGACCACCGTCTCACCGACCGGGAGTGGGCAGAGGAGTGGAAACACCTCAACAAC CTGCTGAACTGCATCATGGACATGGTGGAGAAGACACGCCGGTCGCTGACGGTACTGCGGCGGTGCCAGGAGGCCGACCGCGAGGAGCTCAACCACTGGATCCGGCGCTACAGCGACGCCGAGGACATGAAGAAAGGCAGCCCCCCCTCTGCCCGCCCCCACAACAGCTCCTCCGCCTCCGAGGCACCCCAGTTAG ACACTCACCGGGAGTTCGCGCCGCGGCCTCTCTCCGGGTACATGCCAGAGGAGATCTGGAGGAAGGCTG AAGAAGCTGTGAACGAGGTGAAGCGTCAGGCTATGTCCGAGCTGCAGAAGGCCGTGTCGGACGCCGAGCGGAAAGCCCACGAGCTGATCACGACAGAGCGAGCCAAGATGGAGCGAGCCCTGGCTGAGGCCAAGCGCCAGGCTTCGGAGGATGCCCTGACTGTCATCAATCAGCAGGAGGACTCAAGCGAG agctgctggaactgcGGGCGCAAAGCGAGCGAGACCTGCAGTGGCTGCAACACTGCCCGCTACTGCGGCTCCTTCTGCCAGCACAAGGATTGGGAGAAGCACCACCACGTCTGCGGGCAGACTCTGCaagggctgccagcccccagcgcCCCTGCTGCCGGCGTGGGGCTGCCGccagggccggggcagcccgATGGGGTGGCCACCATCGCCAGCAGCCCCAGCGAGACGGGCTCGGTGGCCGCTTCCCGCGCCGGCACGCCAGCTACCCCGGCACCGCTGGAGAGCACGTCCCGCTGA